In Flavobacterium sp. GSB-24, the genomic window GGACGGATTAAATGTAGAGGGGAGAAACAGCTTAAGGCTGTTAACTTTTGTACCAGATAAGTCATATTGTTTTTGCATAAGTTGGTTACTAAAAATTACTATGCAAAGTAAATGTCTCTTCTGCGCAAAATTGTAATCAAGAACAGTGGCAAACAATGCCAACAAGTGTCAATACGTTCCACCTTCGAATAGGGACATATATAATGGCATTTCTTTGAATGTGCAGACAGATGCAGAAAGGTATTTATGTTGTTACGCAGATCTATAATTGTGTAGACATTCATTTAGACCTACATCAGTTTATGGATGCGGATATGTGCAGATGCACAGCTTTAAATACATAATTGTCTGTTTATAGAATTAGAAAAGTCAATAGGTATGATGGTACAAAATTAGTGATCTCGCTGCTTGCAGACCAATGGGCATATGACATTATTCAAGCAGTGGAATAAGTACTTCAATAGATATGTGTTTTTATACAATATTACATCTGTGTGAGTACTTGTAGATATATATTTCACTAAGAACAAATAGTAGTATATAATTTAATATATATAAAATGAAAACAGAACACAAACCAGTATTTATTGCCTTTTCCTCCCAAAAGGGAGGTGTAGGCAAATCCACCTTTACGGCGCTTACAGCCAGCACACTTCATTATCGTCTGGGTTACAATGTGGCAGTATTTGATGCAGACTTTCCCCAATATAGCCTGATGAAAATGAAGGCCCGTGATCTGTCTATGGTTATGGAGAATGATTTTTTAAAAAAGGCTGCATTTAAACAATTTTCAAGCATTAACAAAAAAGCGTATCCCATCATACAGCATAAAGCTGAAGGGGTACTGCGGGCTGCAGATGATTTTTTTGAAACTACAGATACTAAATTTGACTTTGTTTTTTTTGATCTTCCAGGAACGGTTAATACTCCAGGTATTTTAAAAGCCCTTGCCGGTATGCATCATATTTTTACGCCTATCACTGCAGATCGTGTGGTAATGGAAAGCTCGCTTATTTTTACCCAGCTGATGAAGGATGTAATTATGAAAGAAGGAGAAAACGCCATTAAAACGATAAATCTGTTTTGGAATCAGGTGGATGGTCGTGAACGCTCTCCTTTGTATGATCTCTACACTAAACTTATTGAAGAGCTGGGATTAAACCTGATGCAATGTCAGGTAATGAACAGCATACGATTCCGTAAAGAAAGTGAAGCAGGTGCTAAAACCGTTTTTCGTTCTACTTTGATGCCGCCGGATGAGCGCTTGATGAGTGTCTGCCGTTTGGACCAATTTATGACAGAATTTTTAAGAATAGTTCAATTGTAAGGTTATGGAAGAAAATCATCCAAAAAAAGAAAATATAGAAATCAACGAAGAATTGATGATGAACTTGATGGTAGACGGGGTAAAAAAGGAAGGCCTGCAGTTTGAGAAACAACAATCCGTAATTCCGATAAAGCCACCATTGGAAAAACCCATACCAAAGGACCGGAACCGGATCAGAAAAGTTACAGAGGATTATGAAAGCATCTTTTTCAAAAAGCCCACTACAAATGCACGAGATGGTAAGACGGTTTATATCCGTCCTGATTTTCATGAGAAGCTGACCCGTATAGTCCAGGTAATAGGCGAAGATAAGATAACTATTTATGCCTATTTGGACAATCTGCTGGATTATCACTTTCAGGAATTCGGTGAACAGATCACAACAAGTTTCAATGGTAAATACAAACCTATTTTATGATTATGGAAACAGTAATTCTAGTCTGCCTGTTGATAATTATTGCCCTAATGTTGCATGATAAAATTATTACCGATAGGAGCAAAGCACCAAAAAAAACACTTGAAAAATTTAGTGCGAATCTTCCCGATATTATGGGGCAGCCTAAGCTGCAAAAAAGCCTTTTGTTACCTAATAGTGCCAATGTAAGCCAAAAAAAAGACTCTGAGAAGAAAACAGATAATTTTGATGTTGAAATAGAGAAAGGTGATAATATACAAATGCCCCAGAAAGGGCAGGAAGATGTTTTAAAAAGTATACCTGATTTAGAGCAAGAGGAAGAGGATTGGAAAAGGTATGGAATATCTGATGGTGATGACGGTTTTGCCCAAGGGGTTACCTTTGAAGAGCTAAGTTCCGTGTGGATGCTTCTGAAAAATGATAAAGTGGAGCCCTATCAAAAAGAAGCTGCGGTTACGACAGTTCGGAAAATGCAAGGAACCGAATTATTTGCACTATTGGAAAATTCCATGGAAAGCACCTCCCGAAAAATAGGAGAGCTATTGGACGGGAGACTTTCTTCTGAAATCGAAGCAGACACTTCTACTTTTAGGAAAAATGATCTGAATGATTTTGATATTGGTGAGTTTGTGTAAGCAAGCTCTTTTTTTGTTTTTGCTAAACGTCTTTTTATGTATTAGCATCACTATTTAAATAATCATTAAAAATATTTTTAGTGTACTTTGTTCGTATTGGTATTAACTTTAAATTCGCAAATATATACGTGTTAATTATTGTATTATACAAATCCATCGACATTAAAATTGCATTGGGAGAACAATGAAAGAAGTAGTAGATAACTAGCTGGAATATTGTGAAAAAGTGTTAGTATAGTTAGCAAATTTTTACCAATGAGTTAGACTTGAGAAAGAAACATTTTCACTAATAACTAAGCTTCGAGGGCTTGATACAAAAATAATCTTGAATTAAGCGAAATATCAATTTAGAAATACTGTTGCATTGATTAAACGGAATAAAAGAATTTAGAATCAGTAAGGATTCGTAGAATTAGAACTATAAAATGTTGAGCATGAATGATTTTTTAAACAATAGTATTTTTGATGTCGATTGTGATTTATTATTGATACCAATTTCCACAAATGGTACTATTTCTAATTCTTTTAGGAGCGGTTTAGATGAACTAAATATTGCAACTGATCTTTGGAAGAAGAATAACTATGAACTTGGCGATGTAATACTATTACCTGAAAAAGCAAAGAGAAAACTAATTGCTTTTGTTTGCACGGTCGATGGAAATCAAAGTGCTTATTATGCTATCAGACTAATAGGAAAAAGATTATCAGAAAAAGTAGCGGAATTAAAACACATTAAGAAAATTGCTGCTCCATTATTAGGAACGGGAGCAGGTAAACTTCAACCACATTTAAGTCTAAATATTATGCGTTCTGCATTTTATGAAAATGAAAATGTACAAGGTGCTGCGTTAACTTTTTGTACTCCTGATGAAGAAGTGCATTTCTCAGTAAGCAACCAGGTACTAAATATAGACACGCCCAGTGGTCAGCTCGTTATTGAAGCCGAAATTCCTAATATCCGTATAAGCAAATTTGTTGAAGAAATCCAATATAATGAGCGGCCTTACTATGAATTAGCTGTAGAAAAATTTAATGAATACCTAGAACATGAATTACCTAAGGTTTTTTACGAACAATTAACAAATCAATTTAAGTCCTCAGGAGTTACTTTTAAGGAGTTCATCAATTCTGATTTATCTAAAGAACAACATGAATTTACAATCCTTTGTGGAGAATTAATCGCATACATCGATTTTAATGCATACCATAAGAATATATGGAATAGATATCCAGACAAACGTGTATTAGCTAAATCTGCTGTCCGTCAGAATGATTGGTTTTTGAACTTAGTCAAATTTAAGTTAACCAAAAAGGATAGCTCTTTGAGTCCTAGTATTAAAAATGCATTCACATACCTAAAGTCCCCCAGTAATAATCTCACAATGCTTTCTGAGAATCATAGAAAGAAAGTTTTGGATAAAATTTTTCCTGAGGGTATTTATCATGATGGTATTGAAGATGCAATATTCAGTTTTTTTAGAAGACTAGGATTAAAAACCCAAAATCCTGAAAATTTCGGTGCCCTTTGTAGTCGCATTCTTTATCTGCCATTTATCAAACCTATTTGGGACGAGGGTATTTCAAAGGATCATTTTCTTGAAGATAATCTAAGATACACTGATTTGTCGTTGGCAAGTTTTCTAATTGAGGATTGTATAAAAACCAATTCAAAAATATTGGATTTAGGGAATTGTGGATTAACAGATTTGGAGATTATACCTGAACTTTTTGAATGTACTCATATTGAAGTACTGATTTTAAGTAATGAATGGGCTGAATACAAAAATGGCAAATGGAGAAAACTTACCAGTAAAAACAAAGGAAATAGAAATAATATCCAATCTTTGCCAGTATCAATGAGTGAATTCTCCGAATTGAAAAGCTTAGTTTGCGGAGGCGATTGGAATGAGTATAATAACCAAAAATGGAACAGATGGGGCATCACTTCCCTTGCTCCTATTTCCAAATTAAAAAAGCTTGAATACTTAAATTTAAGTAATAATGAGTTGACTAACATAATAGGTCTAAAGAAATTATCCTCACTAAAAATCGTTCACCTAAATAATAATAATATTTCGAAAGTTGAAGTTTTAAATGAACTCCATAATCTTAAAGAGTTGTATCTAAGTAATAATAAGATAAAGACAGTAGATTTTATTAGCGGATTAGATAATATTGAGACTTTAGACTTACATAACAATAGTATCAGAGATCTCCGACCGATTATAAAAATCATTCAGAATATTGGGATTAGTAATGATAAATGGGAATTAAACACCTTAAATATAGCAAAGAATCCTTTGGAATTGCCACCAATGGAAATCGTAACTTTAGGCAAAGAAGCAGTTTTAGGAGTTCTTGATGATATAGAGAAAAGAGGTCGTTATGTCAATAAAGATATTAAGGTTATTCTTGTAGGTAATAGTGAAGTAGGTAAATCTACTCTGGTAAAATACTTAGACAAGGAAAGTGGTCTTGAAGATGAACATCTCCCTACACTTTGGATGGAAGAGAAGATTATAAAAAGTAAGTATTCGGTTAATACCATTGGAGAAGAATGTCTGCTGCATGTTTTTGATTTTGGTGGACATGATTATTATCACGACACTCATCATTTATTTTACAGCACTAATACAATTTATCTCCTGTTATGGGATAAAGAAACAGATAATTTAAATACAAGAAAAATCACTCAGAAAACAAGAGAAAATTTAGAGATAGAAGTTGAAACACAAGATTATCCAATAAATTATTGGTTGGATTCCGTAAAGTTTTATACCAAAGATGTTGAAGCAGACAATTTTGAATTTGAGATTAAAAGAGATGTCACTTATGACAGCCCACTTCTGTTGATTCAGAATAAGGTTGATAATGCTTCTAAAATTGTGTTTCAAGAGAATAAGACGCTATCGGAAGATTATTCTTTTATTTACGACATGATTAATGTCTCGATTAAACCTAAAAGAAATTTAGACCATTTCGATAGTTTATTTTTGGAGATGCTCAATAAGATGAACATCATTGGAGCTGTTCTTCCAAAGTTCTATGAGACAATAAAAAATAGTATAAATTCTTATAAAGGAGAACCCGTTTTAACTTTTTTAGAATTTGTGAGTTACTGCAATAGAATACTTAAAAATCCCATTGATGATTCTCAAGCTAAAAGATTAGTTAAATATTTAGAACAAGTAGGACTTGTTTTATGTACTAGTAGAGGCACTGACGAAAAGATATATATAGATAAGAAATGGGTTATCGAGAATATGCATAAAGTTCTTGAAAAGCTTGTGGATAGAAAGGGAGAATTTAGAAGAGATTATGTTGTAAGGCTTCTTGGAACTGATGATGGTAAGGTTGATGATTTACTTTTGATGATGGAAGAATTCAAGATTGTTTTTAAAAATCCTTACTCTGAGATGTATATAGCACCGCTTTATTTGCCTAAAATTCCTGATGGAAAGATTAAGCTGTTTCTAAATGAAGGTCAGATTACATATCGAAGATTTGAGTTCAAAGGATTCATCCATAAAAATGTTATTTTAAGTATATTTCAAAAATTCGGAACGCTTTTTTCTTCTGATAAGAATAAAGATATATTTTATTATTGGAGAGACGGATTGATAATTAAGAATCCAAACACAGATGAAATTGTAATGATAAGGTTTCATCTTGGTAATGAAGACGGTAATGCCTGCATTGATATTAATGATTTATCACAAAAGGAAAACCCTCTATTCAGGGACGATGTACTTAAGTTCATTAGAGATGTCAATCAGGGCTACGAACTGGAAGAAATGGTTACATTGGATGGTGTAGATTATATATCAAAAGAACTGCTTGAAAAATATGCAGAAATTGGTAAGTATATCTTTTCAGAGAAGAAATTATCAGAGCCTTTAAAATCAGAACAAAAAAAACTTTTTAAACTAAAAGATTATATGGAATTTATAGACACGCCTGTTAAGAAGAAAAAAGTAGTAATATCATATTCTAAAAAAGATCTTGCTCATATACATACTCTTAGAAGATATTTACAACCTTTAATTGATGCAGAACTAATTGAACAGCCATGGTATTGTACCAGTTTGAATCCGGGAGATGATTGGAACGCAAAGATTAAGCATAAATTTCAGGAGGCGGACATCGTATTTTTTATGATTAGCGAATATTTTTATAGTACGAAGTATATCATTGAACATGAAATAAAAACAGCTATTGATCGATATGATAATGGAGAAAATATAAAAATTGTACCGGTTATTTTAGAATTTTATGATTGGGGCAGAAAAGAACCTTACAACCTTCAACGATTTTCAGCCTTACCATACCAGGCGAAACCAATTAGTGATTTTGGTAACTCAAAAATGGCCTGGAGTACAATCACGGCATCAGTTAAAATGATGATTGAAAAAGATTTGGACCCAGGAAAAATAGAGATAATAGGACGTGATCTTGAGGAGATATACGAAAGACAAGTTAAGGGTAAATTAGATAATAATTCATTATAACTCTCTCTACATTCCACTAATTTTTATCTAAGTATTCAAATTAATAAAATAATGTAAGATATACTAAGTTTAGCATAAAACGAGGCTGTTTCTAATTCTAGAGACAGCCTTTTTTCATTTTTACACAGCCACACATTGCCAAACGATTCCGCTGATCACCACTTTATTACAGCACTTCTGTTTGCATAACACCTTTGTTCCCAAAGCCCGCATACTGCGGGATATCAACAACAATTTAAAATGTTTGATTATGGAAAAACAAAGAAAAAAAGTCGTGCATGCAATAGTGTTATTGCTCACAGGATTTGGTGCATTTGCACAAGGGGATGGGACGGCAGGGATTACCGAAGCCACACAGATGGTTACTTCTTATTTTGATCCCGCTACACAGCTCATCTACGCCATAGGGGCAGTGGTGGGACTAATCGGAGGTGTTAAGGTATATAACAAATTCAGCAGCGGGGATCCCGATACAAGCAAAACTGCCGCAAGCTGGTTTGGGGCCTGTATTTTCCTGATTGTGGCCGCTACCATTCTACGTTCCTTCTTTCTTTAATCCGGGGCCTTATGAGTACTTACAACATCAATAAAGGCATTGGAAGGACAGTCGAATTCAAGGGACTTAAAGCCCAGTATCTTTTCATTTTTGCGGGCGGACTCCTTGGAATACTGCTCTTGGTTATGATACTGTACATGGCAGGGCTCAATTCCTATGGCTGTTTGTTTGTAGGGGCAGGCGGCGCTTCGCTTATTGTGTGGCAGACCTTTTCTATGAACAAAAAATACGGCGAGCACGGGCTGATGAAAATTGGCGCGAGAAAAAGGCATCCTCGCTACATTATCTGCCGAAAGGCGCTGCATCGCTGTCTGAAGTTTACCCCTAAAGCCGGCGCCTTATGAGAAATAGAGCAAAAGCCACAACACTGGAAAGCAGGTTTCCGCTTCTGGCTGTTGAGCACAATTGTATTGTGTCCAAAGATGCGGATATTACAGCCTGTTTTGCTGTACAGCTGCCTGAACTATTTACCGTGGGCTCAGCAGAATATGAAGCGATTCATTCCGCCTGGCATAAGGCTATTAAAACACTGCCTGATTTTACAATTGTTCACAAACAGGATTGGTACATCAAGGAAAGTTACGATCCTGATATGGAACAGAAGGAGCAGAGTTTTTTGGCAAAGTCCTACGAGCGTCATTTTAATGAGCGTCCGTTTCTGAACCATTACTGCTATCTGTTCCTTACCAAGACCACTAAAGAGCGCATGCGGCTGCAGAGTAATTTTTCATCACTCTGCAAAGGTGTACTTGTGCCCAAGGAGGTAAGAGATAAAGAAGTGATCCACCATTTTATGGAAGGGGTTGCTCAGTTTGAGCGCATTGTCAATGACAGTGGATTTATCAGGCTGGAACAACTGAGCGAGCAGGACATTATAGGGGGTGATGGAAAACAGGGACTACTTGAACAGTACCTTACACTCTCCAGAGAAGACGGAACACCCCTGCAGGACATAGCGCTCGGAAGTGAAGAGGTGCGAATTGGCAGTAAAAGACTATGCCTGCATACTTTGTCTGATACGGACGACCTGCCCGGAACTGTTTCAGCTGATGCCCGCTATGAAAAACTATCTACCGATCGCAGCGACTGCCGTTTGTCTTTTGCCGCTCCTGTTGGACTTCTGCTGAGCTGCAACCATATTTACAACCAATATTTGTTTCTGGACAACAGCGAAGAAAACCTGCAGAAGTTTGAAAAGTCAGCAAAGAATATGCATTCACTAGCGAGGTACAGCCGTGCCAACCAGATCAACAAGGAGTGGATCGAGCGCTATTTGAATGAAGCGCATTCTTTTGGACTGTCTTCCATCAGGGCACACTTCAATATCATGGCCTGGTCGGATGATCCCGGCGAGCTAAAACAGCTCAAGAACGACTGCGGAAGTGCCCTTGCACTGATGGAATGCAAGCCAAGACACAACACAGTGGATACCGCTACGCTGTACTGGGCAGGAATGCCCGGGAACGGGGGCGATTTTCCTAGTGAGGAGAGCTTTTACACGTTTATAGAACCTGCATTGTGTTTTTTCACGCAGGAAACCAATTATCATAATTCGCCATCGCCCTTTGGTATCAAAATGGCTGACAGGCTTACAGGCAAACCCATCCATCTGGACATTTCGGACCTGCCGATGAAACGAGGTGTTATTACCAACAGAAACAAGTTTATACTAGGACCCTCGGGAAGCGGTAAATCTTTTTTTACCAATCACATGGTCAGGCAGTATTATGAGCAAGGGGCACATGTACTTTTGGTAGATACCGGTAATTCTTATCAGGGATTGTGTGAGCTCATAAAAAGCAAAACAAAAGGGGAGGATGGGGTGTATTTCACTTATACCGAAGATAACCCTATCGCTTTTAATCCTTTCTATACCGATGATGGTATTTTTGATATCGAAAAAAGGGAAAGTGTAAAAACACTGATTCTCACTTTGTGGAAACGTGATGATGAGCCGCCGACGCGCTCAGAAGAAGTGGCTTTGTCCAATGCCGTAAGCGGCTACATTGAACGTATCAAGCAACGTGATGAGTACCCGTCTTTTAATAGTTTTTATGACTATGTACAGGGCGACTATCGCCTTGTACTTCAGGAGAAACAAGTGAGGGAAAAAGACTTTGATCTTGCCAATTTCCTGAATGTTCTTGAACCGTATTATAAGGGAGGGGAGTATGATTACCTGTTGAATTCCGACAAACAGTTAGACCTGCTGTCCAAACGTTTTATCGTTTTTGAGATCGATGCCATCAAAGACCACAAAATTCTCTTTCCCATTGTAACCATTATCATTATGGAGGTGTTTATCAATAAGATGCGAAGGCTTAAAGGGATCCGCAAACTTATCCTGATCGAGGAGGCCTGGAAAGCCATTGCCAAAGAAGGAATGGCCGAATATCTGAAGTATCTTTTTAAGACTGTTCGGAAATTTTTCGGTGAAGCAATTGTGGTAACCCAGGAAGTGGATGATATCATAAAGTCTCCCATTGTCAAGGAAAGTATTATCAATAATTCCGACTGTAAAATCCTGCTGGACCAGCGCAAGTACATGAATAAGTTTGATGAGATTCAGGCCATGCTCGGTCTTACCGATAAGGAAAAAGCGCAGGTACTTTCCATCAATATGAACAATAATCCTTCAAGGCTTTACAAAGAAGTATGGATAGGTCTTGGAGGTACGCACTCGGCGGTATATGCCACTGAGGTAAGCCTTGAGGAGTATCTGGCCTATACCACAGAAGAAACCGAAAAAATGGAAGTAATGCAGCTGGCGTCTGAACTTGGCGGTAATGTAGAGCTCGCCATCAGGCATATCGCTTTGCAAAGAAGGGACAATGAAAATCAAAAATGATTAACAATTTAAAATTCAAATAAAATGAAAAAAATAGTAGTAATGGTGTGCGCGGTACTAATGTTTGCCGCAGCACCGGATGTTAATGCCCAATTTGTAGTTACAGACCCTGCCAACCTGGCCTCGGGCATTTTAAACAGTGCCAACGAAATCATACAGACCTCTTCCACGGTTTCTAATGTTGTTAAAAACTTCAAGGAAGTGGAAAAGGTCTATAAACAGGGCAAAGAATATTACGACAAGCTACAGGCTGTAAATAATCTGGTTAAAGATGCCCGAAAGGTGCAGCAGACTGTATTATTGGTAGGAGATGTTTCAAAGATGTATGTACAGAATTTCGGAAGGATGATAGGTGATCCCAATTTTTCTGCTGAGGAACTCGTCGCTATTGGCAACGGATACGCAGCGCTGCTGGGAGAAAGTACCGAGCTTTTGAAAGAACTCAAACAGATTGTAAGCTCCTCTAGTCTTTCTCTAAATGATAAGGAGCGTATGGATATTATCAACCGTATATACAAAGAAGTAAAGGACTACCATAGTCTGGTTCGATATTATACCAACAAAAATATATCTGTGAGCTATTTAAGGGCAAAGAAGAAAAACGATGCAAAGAGTGTGCTGGACCTGTATGGGACTTCCAAACAAAAATACTGGTAGGTTATGGAATTTAATAATCTCCACGAAGTCCTGCGTTCATTATATGATGACATGATGCCCCTTGCAGGTGATATGGCGGCAGTGGCGAAAGGTCTTGCAGGACTGGGGGCTTTGTTTTATGTGGCGTTAAAGGTCTGGCAGGCACTCGCCCGCGCTGAACCCATTGACATGTTTCCACTGCTGCGTCCCTTCGCTTTAGGCCTTTGTATTATGTTTTTCCCCACCATAGTACTGGGAAGTATCAATGCGGTGTTGAGCCCGGTGGTTACCGGAACCCACGGCATACTCGAAGATCAGGTGCTGGACCTCAATAAGCTCCAGCAGCAGAAAGACCAGTTGGAATACGAGGCTATGGTAAGAAATCCTGAAACTGCCTACATGGCATCGGATGAAGAGTTTGACAAGAAACTCGATGAACTCGGCTGGTCGCCTTCGGATATCGGGACAATGGCCGGAATGTATATGGAGAGGGAAGCGCAGGAGGTTAAAAAAGCAATAAAGGAATG contains:
- a CDS encoding ParA family protein, with the protein product MKTEHKPVFIAFSSQKGGVGKSTFTALTASTLHYRLGYNVAVFDADFPQYSLMKMKARDLSMVMENDFLKKAAFKQFSSINKKAYPIIQHKAEGVLRAADDFFETTDTKFDFVFFDLPGTVNTPGILKALAGMHHIFTPITADRVVMESSLIFTQLMKDVIMKEGENAIKTINLFWNQVDGRERSPLYDLYTKLIEELGLNLMQCQVMNSIRFRKESEAGAKTVFRSTLMPPDERLMSVCRLDQFMTEFLRIVQL
- a CDS encoding DUF3408 domain-containing protein, whose translation is MEENHPKKENIEINEELMMNLMVDGVKKEGLQFEKQQSVIPIKPPLEKPIPKDRNRIRKVTEDYESIFFKKPTTNARDGKTVYIRPDFHEKLTRIVQVIGEDKITIYAYLDNLLDYHFQEFGEQITTSFNGKYKPIL
- a CDS encoding conjugal transfer protein TraD, yielding METVILVCLLIIIALMLHDKIITDRSKAPKKTLEKFSANLPDIMGQPKLQKSLLLPNSANVSQKKDSEKKTDNFDVEIEKGDNIQMPQKGQEDVLKSIPDLEQEEEDWKRYGISDGDDGFAQGVTFEELSSVWMLLKNDKVEPYQKEAAVTTVRKMQGTELFALLENSMESTSRKIGELLDGRLSSEIEADTSTFRKNDLNDFDIGEFV
- a CDS encoding leucine-rich repeat domain-containing protein, which encodes MNDFLNNSIFDVDCDLLLIPISTNGTISNSFRSGLDELNIATDLWKKNNYELGDVILLPEKAKRKLIAFVCTVDGNQSAYYAIRLIGKRLSEKVAELKHIKKIAAPLLGTGAGKLQPHLSLNIMRSAFYENENVQGAALTFCTPDEEVHFSVSNQVLNIDTPSGQLVIEAEIPNIRISKFVEEIQYNERPYYELAVEKFNEYLEHELPKVFYEQLTNQFKSSGVTFKEFINSDLSKEQHEFTILCGELIAYIDFNAYHKNIWNRYPDKRVLAKSAVRQNDWFLNLVKFKLTKKDSSLSPSIKNAFTYLKSPSNNLTMLSENHRKKVLDKIFPEGIYHDGIEDAIFSFFRRLGLKTQNPENFGALCSRILYLPFIKPIWDEGISKDHFLEDNLRYTDLSLASFLIEDCIKTNSKILDLGNCGLTDLEIIPELFECTHIEVLILSNEWAEYKNGKWRKLTSKNKGNRNNIQSLPVSMSEFSELKSLVCGGDWNEYNNQKWNRWGITSLAPISKLKKLEYLNLSNNELTNIIGLKKLSSLKIVHLNNNNISKVEVLNELHNLKELYLSNNKIKTVDFISGLDNIETLDLHNNSIRDLRPIIKIIQNIGISNDKWELNTLNIAKNPLELPPMEIVTLGKEAVLGVLDDIEKRGRYVNKDIKVILVGNSEVGKSTLVKYLDKESGLEDEHLPTLWMEEKIIKSKYSVNTIGEECLLHVFDFGGHDYYHDTHHLFYSTNTIYLLLWDKETDNLNTRKITQKTRENLEIEVETQDYPINYWLDSVKFYTKDVEADNFEFEIKRDVTYDSPLLLIQNKVDNASKIVFQENKTLSEDYSFIYDMINVSIKPKRNLDHFDSLFLEMLNKMNIIGAVLPKFYETIKNSINSYKGEPVLTFLEFVSYCNRILKNPIDDSQAKRLVKYLEQVGLVLCTSRGTDEKIYIDKKWVIENMHKVLEKLVDRKGEFRRDYVVRLLGTDDGKVDDLLLMMEEFKIVFKNPYSEMYIAPLYLPKIPDGKIKLFLNEGQITYRRFEFKGFIHKNVILSIFQKFGTLFSSDKNKDIFYYWRDGLIIKNPNTDEIVMIRFHLGNEDGNACIDINDLSQKENPLFRDDVLKFIRDVNQGYELEEMVTLDGVDYISKELLEKYAEIGKYIFSEKKLSEPLKSEQKKLFKLKDYMEFIDTPVKKKKVVISYSKKDLAHIHTLRRYLQPLIDAELIEQPWYCTSLNPGDDWNAKIKHKFQEADIVFFMISEYFYSTKYIIEHEIKTAIDRYDNGENIKIVPVILEFYDWGRKEPYNLQRFSALPYQAKPISDFGNSKMAWSTITASVKMMIEKDLDPGKIEIIGRDLEEIYERQVKGKLDNNSL
- a CDS encoding DUF4134 domain-containing protein; the protein is MEKQRKKVVHAIVLLLTGFGAFAQGDGTAGITEATQMVTSYFDPATQLIYAIGAVVGLIGGVKVYNKFSSGDPDTSKTAASWFGACIFLIVAATILRSFFL
- a CDS encoding DUF4133 domain-containing protein, whose protein sequence is MSTYNINKGIGRTVEFKGLKAQYLFIFAGGLLGILLLVMILYMAGLNSYGCLFVGAGGASLIVWQTFSMNKKYGEHGLMKIGARKRHPRYIICRKALHRCLKFTPKAGAL
- a CDS encoding TraG family conjugative transposon ATPase encodes the protein MRNRAKATTLESRFPLLAVEHNCIVSKDADITACFAVQLPELFTVGSAEYEAIHSAWHKAIKTLPDFTIVHKQDWYIKESYDPDMEQKEQSFLAKSYERHFNERPFLNHYCYLFLTKTTKERMRLQSNFSSLCKGVLVPKEVRDKEVIHHFMEGVAQFERIVNDSGFIRLEQLSEQDIIGGDGKQGLLEQYLTLSREDGTPLQDIALGSEEVRIGSKRLCLHTLSDTDDLPGTVSADARYEKLSTDRSDCRLSFAAPVGLLLSCNHIYNQYLFLDNSEENLQKFEKSAKNMHSLARYSRANQINKEWIERYLNEAHSFGLSSIRAHFNIMAWSDDPGELKQLKNDCGSALALMECKPRHNTVDTATLYWAGMPGNGGDFPSEESFYTFIEPALCFFTQETNYHNSPSPFGIKMADRLTGKPIHLDISDLPMKRGVITNRNKFILGPSGSGKSFFTNHMVRQYYEQGAHVLLVDTGNSYQGLCELIKSKTKGEDGVYFTYTEDNPIAFNPFYTDDGIFDIEKRESVKTLILTLWKRDDEPPTRSEEVALSNAVSGYIERIKQRDEYPSFNSFYDYVQGDYRLVLQEKQVREKDFDLANFLNVLEPYYKGGEYDYLLNSDKQLDLLSKRFIVFEIDAIKDHKILFPIVTIIIMEVFINKMRRLKGIRKLILIEEAWKAIAKEGMAEYLKYLFKTVRKFFGEAIVVTQEVDDIIKSPIVKESIINNSDCKILLDQRKYMNKFDEIQAMLGLTDKEKAQVLSINMNNNPSRLYKEVWIGLGGTHSAVYATEVSLEEYLAYTTEETEKMEVMQLASELGGNVELAIRHIALQRRDNENQK
- a CDS encoding DUF4141 domain-containing protein produces the protein MKKIVVMVCAVLMFAAAPDVNAQFVVTDPANLASGILNSANEIIQTSSTVSNVVKNFKEVEKVYKQGKEYYDKLQAVNNLVKDARKVQQTVLLVGDVSKMYVQNFGRMIGDPNFSAEELVAIGNGYAALLGESTELLKELKQIVSSSSLSLNDKERMDIINRIYKEVKDYHSLVRYYTNKNISVSYLRAKKKNDAKSVLDLYGTSKQKYW
- the traJ gene encoding conjugative transposon protein TraJ, which encodes MEFNNLHEVLRSLYDDMMPLAGDMAAVAKGLAGLGALFYVALKVWQALARAEPIDMFPLLRPFALGLCIMFFPTIVLGSINAVLSPVVTGTHGILEDQVLDLNKLQQQKDQLEYEAMVRNPETAYMASDEEFDKKLDELGWSPSDIGTMAGMYMEREAQEVKKAIKEWFRNLLEVLFQAAALVIDTIRTFFLIVLSILGPIAFAISVWDGFESTLTQWITRYISVYLWLPVADLFSSMLARIQSLIIERDIEMLADPAFIPDTSNTVYIIFMIIGIVGYFTIPTVTGWIIQAGGAGNFTRNVNQTAMKTGNIAGAGAGSTAGNIGGRLMNK